From the genome of Methylomonas sp. UP202, one region includes:
- a CDS encoding AI-2E family transporter translates to MMLYGDHANSRLLTRLIKRILPNSQAVSLAIILLVGSVLIYSLLGLLMPVFVAIVLAYLLEGMVVKVERNVSRIVAVHLVYFTFLTVFGFVLFVLVPVVSEQTVQLVQHIPDFIHSAEAEIMRFPERHPELITEARIRQLMFSVQQDLLKYSQDLISGSAQSFVGLVALVIYLFLVPMMVFFLLKDKAVLLSWFQQFLPKDRHLSLRVWREVDRQIANYVRGKFVEVFILWAVSFLVFWWLDLNYAMLLAVLMGLSVVIPYIGATLVTLPVLAVAYLQWGLANGDHFMYVFVAYSVVQAMDGVILVPLLFSEAVNLHPIAIIVAILFFGGLWGFWGVFFAIPLATVVNAVLTAWPNSDGLSVDV, encoded by the coding sequence ATGATGCTATACGGCGACCACGCCAATTCCCGATTGCTGACGCGGCTTATTAAGCGGATTTTGCCTAACTCGCAAGCCGTATCGTTGGCCATTATTTTATTGGTCGGCTCGGTCTTGATCTACAGCCTGTTGGGTTTGCTGATGCCGGTATTCGTTGCCATCGTGTTGGCCTATCTGCTCGAGGGCATGGTGGTCAAGGTCGAGCGGAACGTCAGTCGCATCGTGGCGGTACATCTCGTGTATTTCACGTTTCTGACCGTTTTCGGCTTCGTGTTGTTCGTGCTCGTCCCGGTCGTTTCGGAACAAACCGTACAATTGGTCCAGCACATTCCCGACTTCATACATAGCGCGGAAGCCGAAATCATGCGGTTTCCGGAGCGTCATCCGGAGTTGATTACCGAGGCGCGGATTCGCCAATTGATGTTTTCGGTTCAGCAGGATTTACTCAAATACAGCCAGGATCTGATTTCCGGTTCGGCGCAGTCCTTCGTCGGCTTGGTCGCGTTGGTGATTTATCTGTTTTTGGTACCGATGATGGTGTTTTTTCTGCTCAAGGATAAGGCCGTCCTATTGAGTTGGTTTCAACAGTTCTTGCCCAAGGACCGGCATTTGAGCCTGCGGGTGTGGCGGGAGGTCGATAGACAGATTGCCAACTACGTGCGCGGTAAATTCGTCGAGGTCTTCATTTTGTGGGCAGTCAGTTTTCTGGTGTTTTGGTGGCTGGATCTGAATTACGCGATGCTGCTGGCGGTCTTGATGGGCTTATCGGTGGTGATTCCCTATATCGGCGCCACGCTGGTGACGCTGCCGGTACTGGCGGTGGCCTATTTGCAATGGGGCTTGGCGAACGGCGACCATTTTATGTACGTGTTCGTCGCCTATTCCGTGGTGCAGGCGATGGATGGCGTGATTCTGGTACCCTTGCTGTTTTCCGAGGCGGTGAATTTGCATCCGATCGCCATCATTGTCGCGATCCTGTTTTTCGGCGGCTTGTGGGGATTTTGGGGTGTGTTCTTCGCAATCCCGTTGGCGACCGTGGTCAATGCGGTATTGACGGCCTGGCCGAATTCGGACGGCTTAAGCGTCGACGTTTAA
- a CDS encoding chemotaxis response regulator protein-glutamate methylesterase: MKKIKLLIIDDSALIRQVLAKIVGEVDDIEVVGTAGDPYEAREKIKTLNPDVLTLDIEMPRMDGLTFLSNLMRLRPMPVVMISTLTAQGAEATMAALTLGAVDFVAKPQLNSVENLRQYADEIVNKIRTAAKANMKVWDVNRAHAAEPATAPSSETGRRITASSRKIVALGSSTGGTEALRLLVGGLPSTAPAILVVQHLPVAFSASFAKHVNDATEMRAGLAIDGEPVMAGHIYIAPGDRHLAVALERQGWVCRLLDGPPVNRHKPSVEVLFKSVAEHAGAAAIGVMLTGMGADGAKAMLEMRDAGAVNIVQDEATSVVWGMPGEAYRLGAAHHVVPLERIAAQILALTR, from the coding sequence ATGAAGAAAATAAAACTATTGATCATCGACGATTCGGCATTGATTAGGCAAGTATTGGCTAAAATCGTCGGCGAAGTCGACGATATCGAAGTGGTCGGTACCGCCGGCGACCCTTACGAAGCCAGGGAAAAAATCAAGACGCTGAATCCGGATGTGTTAACGTTAGACATTGAAATGCCTAGGATGGACGGCTTGACCTTTCTGAGCAATTTGATGCGGCTCAGGCCAATGCCGGTTGTGATGATTTCGACCTTGACCGCGCAAGGCGCGGAGGCGACCATGGCGGCGCTAACCCTGGGAGCGGTAGATTTCGTTGCCAAGCCCCAATTGAACAGCGTCGAAAACCTGCGGCAATACGCCGATGAAATCGTTAATAAAATAAGAACAGCTGCAAAAGCGAACATGAAGGTGTGGGATGTCAATCGAGCGCACGCGGCGGAGCCCGCGACGGCGCCTTCCTCGGAGACCGGCCGGCGGATTACGGCGTCGTCTCGCAAAATCGTCGCGTTGGGTTCGTCGACCGGCGGCACCGAGGCCTTGCGCTTGCTGGTTGGCGGTTTGCCTAGCACCGCGCCGGCGATTCTGGTCGTACAGCATTTACCGGTTGCCTTCAGCGCGTCGTTTGCGAAACACGTCAACGATGCGACCGAGATGCGGGCTGGCCTGGCCATTGACGGCGAACCCGTGATGGCGGGGCATATCTATATAGCGCCCGGTGATCGCCATCTGGCCGTGGCGCTGGAGCGGCAAGGCTGGGTTTGCCGCTTGTTGGACGGGCCGCCGGTCAATCGGCATAAGCCGTCGGTGGAGGTCTTGTTCAAGTCGGTGGCGGAGCACGCCGGCGCTGCCGCGATCGGTGTGATGCTGACCGGCATGGGTGCCGACGGTGCCAAGGCCATGCTGGAAATGCGAGATGCCGGTGCCGTCAATATCGTACAGGACGAAGCGACTAGCGTGGTTTGGGGGATGCCCGGCGAAGCTTATCGCCTGGGAGCGGCTCATCACGTCGTGCCGCTGGAACGGATCGCCGCGCAAATCTTGGCCTTGACGCGTTGA
- a CDS encoding chemoreceptor glutamine deamidase CheD → MTAGILVSAPIQGFEHINRYWDRQRGIEAAKLLPGDYYVTDRAELITTVLGSCVAACVYCPGTGAGGMNHFMLPHTDHARFASSEEQCLGRASRYGNFAMEFLINGVLRYGGCRRDLQIKLFGGASVVANLGRVGVSNVEFVMAYVEREGMALVSYDLGGVFPRKIVFDPRTGSVKLKKLEQLANDTIMRRESSYQQIVNGTAPEGSIELF, encoded by the coding sequence ATGACGGCGGGTATTTTAGTTTCGGCGCCGATTCAAGGGTTCGAACATATCAATCGCTATTGGGACCGCCAGCGCGGGATAGAAGCCGCCAAGCTGCTGCCCGGCGACTATTATGTTACCGATCGGGCCGAGCTTATCACGACGGTCTTGGGGTCGTGCGTCGCGGCTTGCGTTTACTGCCCTGGCACCGGCGCCGGCGGTATGAATCATTTCATGTTGCCGCACACCGACCATGCTCGCTTTGCTTCTTCCGAAGAGCAATGTCTCGGCCGCGCCTCGCGTTACGGTAATTTCGCGATGGAATTTCTGATCAATGGCGTTTTACGCTATGGTGGATGCCGGCGGGACCTGCAAATCAAACTGTTCGGTGGCGCCAGCGTCGTCGCCAATCTTGGCCGCGTCGGCGTTAGCAATGTCGAATTCGTGATGGCCTATGTCGAGCGGGAAGGCATGGCATTGGTGTCCTACGATTTGGGCGGCGTGTTTCCGCGCAAGATTGTTTTCGATCCGCGCACCGGCTCGGTGAAATTGAAAAAGCTCGAGCAATTGGCCAACGATACGATCATGCGGCGCGAATCCAGTTACCAGCAAATTGTCAACGGCACGGCGCCGGAAGGTAGTATCGAGTTGTTTTGA
- a CDS encoding protein-glutamate O-methyltransferase CheR: MTESPWLVRDSQREFAYTRADFDRLRQLSRDYSGIQVPDDKFDMFYSRLAKRLRALDLSTFQSYADYLSAHPDLEFTEFINSVTTNLTAFFRENHHFEFLAKQAIPQICRQSVGRKTLSAWSAGCSTGEEAYSLAMTLHEHLPGDWRFQVLATDLDTQVLRTAAAGVYPLEAVANLAERRLKQWFQKGVGRQDRRVRVKAALRESIEFRQLNLTRDWQGLDGFDLIFCRNVLIYFDRTTKEALVKRYWQALRPGGYLFIGHSESLHQLDTGFEALGQTVYRKPER, from the coding sequence TTGACCGAGAGTCCATGGCTTGTGCGCGATAGCCAGCGCGAATTTGCCTACACCCGCGCCGATTTCGACCGACTTCGGCAGTTGTCTCGGGATTATTCCGGCATCCAGGTTCCCGACGACAAGTTCGATATGTTCTATTCGCGCTTGGCCAAACGCTTGAGGGCCTTGGACTTGTCGACGTTTCAGTCTTACGCGGATTATTTGAGTGCCCATCCCGACCTCGAGTTTACCGAATTCATCAATTCGGTGACGACCAATCTCACGGCGTTTTTTCGCGAGAACCATCATTTCGAATTTCTGGCGAAACAAGCCATCCCGCAAATTTGTAGGCAGTCCGTGGGGCGAAAAACGTTGAGTGCCTGGTCGGCCGGCTGTTCGACCGGCGAGGAAGCGTATTCGTTGGCAATGACGCTGCACGAACATTTACCGGGCGATTGGCGGTTTCAAGTGCTGGCGACCGATTTGGATACCCAGGTTTTGCGGACGGCCGCCGCGGGCGTTTATCCGCTCGAAGCGGTCGCGAATTTGGCCGAGCGACGATTGAAGCAGTGGTTTCAAAAAGGCGTTGGTCGGCAAGATCGGAGAGTGCGGGTCAAGGCCGCGTTGCGCGAATCCATTGAGTTTCGCCAGCTCAATTTGACGCGGGATTGGCAGGGGCTTGACGGCTTTGATTTGATTTTCTGCCGAAACGTGCTGATTTATTTCGACCGAACCACCAAGGAAGCCTTGGTAAAACGCTATTGGCAAGCGCTACGCCCCGGTGGGTATTTATTCATCGGCCATTCCGAGTCGCTACACCAGCTCGATACCGGGTTCGAAGCGTTGGGGCAGACGGTTTACCGGAAACCGGAGCGATGA
- a CDS encoding STAS domain-containing protein yields the protein MADKHEPSLIGYDPLAWLREPGVAKSSEPSEVLAIPEPKQPVLAEADADGVADSATTSMAHATRIALEAVQSIQNVCNLHERLLTALADAEAIEIDASAVSVVDTATLQLLLVLKRTALDAGKQVSFDFPSDRFVEAAQLLGIAELLEVDQAYAGFF from the coding sequence ATGGCGGATAAACACGAACCCAGTTTGATCGGTTACGACCCTCTGGCTTGGTTGCGCGAGCCCGGCGTGGCGAAATCGTCCGAACCGAGCGAGGTATTGGCTATCCCGGAACCCAAGCAGCCCGTTTTGGCGGAAGCCGACGCCGACGGCGTTGCCGATAGCGCGACAACGTCGATGGCCCATGCCACGCGTATTGCGTTGGAGGCGGTGCAAAGCATCCAGAACGTTTGCAATTTGCATGAGCGGCTTTTGACCGCGCTGGCGGACGCCGAGGCCATTGAAATCGACGCGTCGGCGGTGAGCGTGGTCGATACCGCGACCTTGCAACTACTGTTGGTGTTGAAGCGGACCGCATTGGACGCCGGCAAGCAAGTCAGTTTCGATTTTCCGTCGGACCGTTTTGTCGAGGCGGCCCAACTGCTCGGCATTGCCGAGTTGCTGGAGGTCGATCAGGCTTACGCCGGTTTTTTCTAA
- a CDS encoding ParA family protein, whose product MSRRIVAILNQKGGVGKTTTAVNLCHALARMGQRIAVIDLDPQCHLSVSLGVRSNTRSGVDEAMLGGANLDGCAVQARENLWLIPPGPRLQEIEQLSQGETHRGDLLAIALANSLTEIDSVFIDCPPSSGILVANALMAADEILIPMTSDYLALQGLSHLMGTLLKFEAALNKRYSLRLIMSRYVPTRRLSQDVLRTLGEYFSGKILATPIRETAFLAECPSFGKTIFEYRPGCRSARDFNALARDFLSGTVI is encoded by the coding sequence ATGAGTCGGCGCATCGTCGCGATCCTGAATCAAAAAGGTGGCGTCGGCAAAACCACGACCGCGGTTAATCTTTGCCACGCCTTGGCTAGGATGGGTCAACGGATAGCCGTGATCGATTTGGACCCGCAATGCCATCTCTCGGTATCGTTGGGCGTCAGGTCCAACACTCGGTCAGGCGTCGATGAAGCGATGTTGGGCGGCGCTAATCTGGACGGTTGCGCGGTCCAGGCGCGGGAAAATTTGTGGTTGATACCGCCGGGGCCGCGCTTGCAAGAAATCGAACAGCTCAGCCAGGGTGAAACTCACCGTGGCGATTTGCTGGCGATCGCGCTGGCGAATAGCCTGACGGAGATCGACTCGGTGTTCATCGATTGCCCGCCGTCGTCCGGCATTCTAGTGGCGAACGCATTGATGGCCGCCGACGAGATTTTGATACCGATGACCAGCGATTATCTGGCCTTGCAGGGCTTGTCGCACTTGATGGGGACCTTGCTGAAATTCGAGGCGGCCCTAAACAAGCGCTACTCGCTGCGCTTGATCATGTCCCGTTACGTGCCGACGCGGCGCTTGTCGCAAGATGTGTTGCGGACCTTGGGCGAGTATTTCAGCGGCAAGATTCTGGCGACGCCGATACGCGAGACCGCATTCTTGGCGGAATGCCCAAGTTTTGGCAAAACGATCTTCGAGTACCGGCCGGGTTGTCGCTCGGCGCGGGATTTCAACGCGTTGGCGCGTGACTTTTTGAGCGGAACGGTGATCTGA
- a CDS encoding chemotaxis protein CheW, whose amino-acid sequence MNDSNATDRNIEQFLTFELAGDAYALSILKVQEIRGWEPVRKLPDTPAFVVGALNLRGMIVPVVDLRIRFGIERAEYTPTTVVIVACVETAAHDQVVMGVIADAVSDVLDVDPAEIKPAPNLGARIDTRYMRGIYVAKQHMVMVLNVDKLLDPEEFVGLGAAS is encoded by the coding sequence ATGAACGACAGTAACGCGACCGACCGCAATATCGAACAATTTTTGACATTCGAGTTGGCCGGCGATGCCTATGCGCTGAGCATCTTGAAGGTCCAGGAAATTCGCGGTTGGGAACCTGTGCGCAAACTGCCGGATACGCCGGCTTTCGTCGTCGGGGCGCTCAACTTGCGCGGCATGATCGTGCCGGTCGTCGATTTACGGATTCGCTTCGGAATCGAGCGAGCGGAGTACACGCCGACCACGGTGGTGATTGTGGCATGCGTGGAGACCGCCGCGCACGACCAAGTGGTCATGGGCGTCATTGCCGATGCGGTTTCCGATGTGCTGGATGTCGATCCCGCCGAGATCAAACCAGCGCCGAATCTGGGCGCGAGGATCGATACCCGCTACATGCGCGGAATCTACGTGGCCAAGCAGCACATGGTGATGGTCCTGAATGTCGATAAATTACTGGACCCGGAAGAATTCGTCGGTCTCGGCGCCGCGTCATGA
- a CDS encoding methyl-accepting chemotaxis protein: MRVNQPVTDREVTMTPGTVLVTRTNLKGIITYANEAFIEISGFSRDELIGANHNLVRHPDMPEAAFADLWQCLKAGLPWTAPVKNRTKSGDFYWVEANVTPVRKNGKVHEYLSVRYAPSREQINQAEAFYEKLANKQASIRPVGLRAAWAKLADIGIGTKMAIAGLLLALPTLIWLAQAIAEQKYPMAAVVGAMITVGGWIGVSAVRRILEHLRESTRICYRLADDQFRNEIELNRNDQIGAFNRALYTTQVKLIADLAYSKQVAYEATRIKQALDNVESCVMVANNDLDIIYMNNTVKAMFKNAEADIRRQLPNFNADALLGANIDQFHQHPAHQRGLMAGLVKTFSSQLVIGGRHMNIVANPVVNDEGARIGVVVEWLDRTREVKVEREIEAIVQSVKTGQLDKRLALDDKQGFFAKLSQEINDLTDVIERVFEEVGSTMKSMAEGDLSNRITSDYQGVYLTCKNDINSTIDKLGDIFGEVTESANFINNSSREIASGNNNLSQRAEQQAANLEETAASMEELTSTVKNNAENAQQANLVADNARELAEKGGNVVTAAVKAMQDINESSNKIADIIGVIDEIAFQTNLLALNASVEAARAGEQGRGFSVVATEVRNLAQRSATAARESKELIQSSVQKVRVGTDFVNQTGKALVEIVASVKKVGDIVAEIANASAEQSAGIAQVNQAVAQMDEITQQNAALAEQASAASVSMSDLSMNMVELLSFFKLDERQQRQANTPQKSAVTPDIANNAAPAFSKRPISPAFKPASDDDEWQDF; the protein is encoded by the coding sequence ATGAGAGTGAACCAACCTGTGACCGACCGCGAAGTCACGATGACACCGGGTACGGTGCTGGTGACGCGGACCAACCTGAAAGGCATCATCACTTACGCCAATGAAGCGTTCATTGAAATTAGCGGTTTCAGTCGGGATGAATTAATCGGTGCCAACCACAATCTGGTTCGCCATCCCGACATGCCGGAGGCGGCATTCGCCGATCTTTGGCAATGCCTGAAAGCGGGCCTCCCCTGGACCGCGCCGGTCAAGAACCGCACCAAGTCCGGCGATTTTTATTGGGTCGAAGCCAATGTCACGCCGGTCCGGAAGAACGGTAAAGTCCACGAGTATTTGTCGGTTCGCTATGCGCCCAGTCGCGAGCAAATCAATCAGGCCGAAGCGTTCTATGAAAAATTGGCGAACAAGCAGGCCTCGATCCGGCCGGTTGGCTTGCGGGCGGCGTGGGCGAAATTGGCCGACATCGGTATCGGTACTAAAATGGCGATCGCTGGCTTGCTATTGGCCTTGCCCACGCTGATTTGGCTTGCGCAAGCGATTGCCGAGCAAAAATACCCGATGGCGGCCGTGGTAGGCGCGATGATCACGGTTGGCGGTTGGATAGGTGTATCGGCGGTACGCCGCATTCTCGAACATTTACGCGAGTCGACGCGGATTTGTTACCGCCTAGCCGACGACCAATTCCGGAACGAGATCGAGTTGAACCGCAACGATCAGATCGGCGCGTTCAACCGGGCTTTGTATACCACCCAAGTCAAACTGATCGCGGATTTGGCTTACTCGAAGCAGGTCGCCTACGAAGCCACCCGCATCAAACAGGCTTTGGACAATGTCGAGTCTTGCGTGATGGTGGCCAATAACGATTTGGACATCATCTACATGAATAATACCGTCAAGGCGATGTTTAAAAACGCGGAGGCCGACATTCGCCGGCAATTGCCGAATTTCAATGCCGATGCCTTGCTGGGCGCCAATATCGATCAGTTTCACCAACACCCGGCGCACCAGCGCGGATTAATGGCCGGCTTGGTGAAAACCTTTAGCTCGCAATTGGTCATCGGTGGCCGACATATGAATATCGTCGCGAATCCGGTGGTTAACGACGAAGGCGCCCGTATCGGTGTCGTGGTCGAATGGCTAGATCGCACGCGCGAGGTCAAGGTCGAACGGGAGATCGAGGCCATCGTTCAAAGTGTCAAGACCGGACAACTGGATAAGCGCTTGGCCCTCGACGACAAACAAGGTTTTTTCGCCAAGTTAAGCCAAGAAATCAACGACCTGACCGATGTGATCGAACGGGTATTCGAAGAAGTCGGCAGCACGATGAAAAGCATGGCCGAAGGCGATCTGAGTAACCGGATTACCAGCGATTATCAGGGGGTCTACCTGACCTGTAAGAACGACATCAACAGCACGATCGATAAGTTGGGCGACATCTTCGGCGAAGTTACCGAGTCGGCGAACTTCATCAACAATTCGTCGCGGGAAATCGCCAGCGGCAACAATAATCTGTCGCAACGCGCCGAACAACAGGCCGCAAACCTGGAGGAAACCGCGGCCAGCATGGAAGAATTGACCAGTACCGTCAAAAACAACGCGGAGAACGCCCAGCAGGCGAATTTGGTGGCGGACAACGCCAGAGAACTCGCCGAGAAGGGCGGAAACGTGGTGACCGCGGCCGTCAAGGCCATGCAGGATATCAACGAAAGCAGCAATAAAATCGCCGACATTATTGGCGTTATCGACGAAATTGCGTTCCAGACCAACCTACTGGCGTTGAACGCATCGGTGGAAGCGGCCCGAGCCGGCGAACAAGGCCGTGGCTTCTCGGTGGTCGCGACTGAAGTTAGAAATCTGGCGCAACGTAGCGCTACCGCCGCGCGGGAAAGCAAGGAACTGATTCAGTCCAGCGTGCAAAAAGTTCGGGTCGGGACCGATTTTGTCAATCAAACCGGTAAGGCTCTGGTCGAAATTGTCGCCAGCGTCAAAAAGGTTGGCGATATCGTCGCCGAAATAGCGAATGCCAGTGCCGAACAATCGGCCGGCATTGCTCAAGTGAACCAAGCCGTGGCGCAAATGGACGAGATCACTCAACAAAACGCCGCGTTGGCCGAGCAAGCTTCGGCGGCCAGCGTATCGATGAGCGATTTGTCGATGAACATGGTAGAACTGCTGTCGTTTTTTAAGCTGGACGAGCGCCAGCAGCGGCAGGCGAATACGCCGCAAAAGTCTGCGGTAACGCCCGACATTGCGAATAACGCCGCGCCGGCTTTCAGCAAGCGTCCGATTTCTCCGGCGTTTAAACCGGCGAGCGACGACGACGAATGGCAAGACTTCTAA
- a CDS encoding chemotaxis protein CheW, with the protein MSDAAPAVANKAGDIRQFLTFVLGDERYGVDILRVQELRCWEPVSRIPNVPSYEKGVVNLRGAIVPIIDLRERFQLGTGQVGPMTVVVVLQVNVGAAIKIMGVVVDAVSDVVDVEKNAIQSAPHFGTKVSTEFIAGLASVRNEMVMLLDVDRLLKLEGLEDADDGRTP; encoded by the coding sequence ATGAGCGATGCAGCGCCAGCGGTCGCCAATAAGGCCGGCGATATTCGGCAATTTCTGACTTTCGTTTTGGGCGACGAGCGTTACGGCGTCGATATTTTGCGGGTTCAGGAACTGCGCTGCTGGGAGCCGGTGTCGCGGATACCCAACGTCCCGTCTTACGAAAAAGGCGTCGTCAATTTGCGTGGCGCCATCGTACCCATTATCGATTTACGCGAGCGCTTTCAGCTGGGTACCGGTCAAGTCGGCCCGATGACCGTCGTGGTCGTGTTGCAGGTCAATGTAGGGGCCGCGATAAAAATCATGGGCGTGGTCGTCGACGCGGTATCCGATGTCGTTGACGTTGAAAAAAATGCAATCCAAAGCGCGCCGCATTTTGGCACCAAGGTCAGTACCGAATTTATCGCAGGACTCGCGTCGGTGCGTAACGAGATGGTGATGTTGCTCGATGTCGATCGATTGTTAAAGCTTGAAGGTTTGGAAGACGCCGACGATGGTCGGACCCCGTGA
- a CDS encoding chemotaxis protein CheA, which translates to MSQFHQVFFEESFEGLDVMESGLLSLDVGSADAESINTLFRAAHSIKGGSGTFGFTEVSDFTHVMETLLDEMRDGRRQVADGTVRALLESVDCLRDMLGRLKGAEPLDQARIAQTKAVLEAELAGAHSEDRNASNGLPATPEPIGADATDLPGSAWAIAFSPHRHLLKTGNDPVRMFRELAGLGDLKVAVDLRGVPNFFDLDPEECYLSWKLTLTGDVGRDDVAEVFDWVENDCDLAIYPLLKHDSAAVVAEQRQGEAEAVKTIQAAPFQIIPNSAEPTAHEDAKPAAKSAGSIRVDIAKIDHLINMVGELVITQSMLSLVGERFEAGKLDQLRNGLTQLERHTRELQESVMNIRMLPVSFVFSRFPRLVHDLSTKLGKKIELKLIGENTEVDKTVVELLADPLVHLVRNSLDHGIEMPQVRLAAGKPETGTVTLQAYHRGGNIVIEVKDDGQGLDGAKLRAKAVEKGLIGADAALSERQLYDLIFLPGFSTADKLTDISGRGVGMDVVRRNIQALGGNIEIASELGKGSTFAIYLPLTLAILDGQSVAVGDEIYILPLGAIVESLNISEDRVNRVAGKGETFHLRSQYLPIIRLHRIFQVPGAKATKLTDGLLVVVESHGVRCGLFVDDLLGQQQVVIKSLEANYRRIDGVSGATILGDGSVALILDIPGLVALANQ; encoded by the coding sequence ATGTCCCAGTTTCATCAAGTCTTCTTCGAAGAAAGCTTCGAAGGGCTTGATGTCATGGAATCCGGGTTGTTAAGCCTTGATGTTGGTTCGGCGGACGCCGAATCAATCAATACTCTATTCCGGGCGGCCCACTCGATCAAGGGCGGTAGCGGCACATTCGGCTTCACCGAAGTCTCCGACTTTACTCACGTCATGGAAACCTTGCTGGACGAAATGCGCGACGGTCGTCGGCAAGTCGCCGATGGGACGGTGAGGGCATTGTTGGAATCGGTCGATTGTCTAAGAGACATGCTGGGCCGCTTGAAAGGCGCCGAGCCGTTGGATCAAGCGCGCATCGCTCAAACCAAAGCCGTGTTGGAAGCCGAATTGGCCGGTGCGCATTCTGAAGATCGAAACGCTAGCAACGGCTTGCCGGCCACGCCTGAACCCATCGGCGCCGACGCGACCGATTTGCCGGGGAGCGCTTGGGCGATCGCGTTCAGCCCGCATCGGCATTTACTGAAAACCGGCAACGATCCGGTACGGATGTTCCGCGAATTGGCCGGTTTGGGCGATTTGAAGGTTGCCGTCGATTTGCGGGGCGTGCCAAATTTTTTCGATTTGGACCCCGAGGAATGCTACCTGTCCTGGAAGTTGACGTTAACCGGCGATGTCGGGCGGGATGATGTCGCCGAGGTGTTCGATTGGGTGGAAAATGATTGCGATCTGGCCATCTACCCGTTACTAAAACACGATTCGGCTGCTGTCGTGGCCGAGCAGCGGCAGGGTGAAGCGGAGGCGGTCAAGACGATCCAAGCGGCGCCTTTCCAAATCATCCCTAACAGCGCCGAGCCGACCGCTCACGAAGACGCTAAGCCCGCCGCGAAGAGCGCGGGTTCGATTCGGGTGGATATCGCGAAAATCGATCATTTGATCAACATGGTTGGCGAATTGGTCATCACCCAATCGATGCTCAGTTTGGTCGGCGAGCGCTTCGAGGCCGGCAAACTGGACCAATTGCGCAACGGATTGACTCAACTCGAACGCCATACCCGCGAGTTGCAGGAAAGCGTCATGAACATTCGGATGTTGCCGGTCAGTTTTGTGTTCAGCCGTTTTCCGCGCCTGGTACACGATTTAAGCACTAAACTCGGCAAGAAAATCGAATTGAAGCTGATCGGCGAAAACACCGAGGTCGACAAGACCGTGGTCGAGTTATTGGCCGATCCTTTGGTCCATTTGGTTCGCAACAGCTTGGACCATGGCATCGAAATGCCCCAGGTTCGTCTGGCGGCCGGCAAACCGGAGACAGGCACCGTTACGCTACAGGCTTATCATCGCGGCGGCAATATTGTCATCGAAGTCAAAGACGACGGCCAAGGTTTGGACGGCGCCAAACTACGCGCCAAAGCGGTGGAGAAAGGATTGATTGGCGCGGACGCCGCGCTATCCGAACGGCAGTTGTACGACCTGATCTTCCTGCCCGGCTTTTCGACAGCGGACAAGTTGACCGATATTTCCGGGCGGGGCGTCGGCATGGACGTGGTGCGGCGTAATATTCAAGCCTTGGGCGGCAATATAGAAATCGCTTCGGAATTGGGCAAGGGTTCCACCTTCGCAATCTATTTGCCGCTGACCTTGGCGATACTGGACGGTCAATCGGTAGCGGTCGGCGACGAGATCTACATCCTGCCGCTGGGTGCGATCGTCGAATCGTTGAATATCAGCGAAGACAGAGTCAATCGGGTAGCCGGCAAAGGCGAGACCTTCCACCTGCGCAGCCAATATCTGCCGATCATTCGCCTACATCGAATTTTTCAGGTGCCGGGCGCCAAAGCGACCAAATTGACCGACGGGTTGTTGGTGGTCGTGGAAAGTCACGGCGTGCGCTGCGGTCTGTTTGTCGACGATCTACTTGGCCAGCAACAAGTGGTGATTAAGTCCCTGGAAGCCAATTATCGGCGGATCGACGGCGTATCCGGCGCGACGATTCTGGGCGACGGGTCCGTGGCGCTCATTCTGGATATTCCGGGGTTGGTCGCCTTGGCCAATCAATGA
- a CDS encoding response regulator — protein MTSILAVDDSASMRQMVCFTLKGAGYDVVEAVDGVDGLNKAKSQAFDCVVTDVNMPNKDGIQLIRDLRALPNYKYTPLLMLTTEAGMDKKQLGKEAGATGWIVKPFNPEQLLKTIQKVLG, from the coding sequence GTGACCTCGATACTTGCTGTGGACGATTCCGCATCCATGCGCCAAATGGTGTGTTTTACCTTGAAAGGGGCGGGTTACGACGTCGTGGAAGCGGTTGATGGCGTCGACGGACTCAATAAAGCCAAGAGCCAAGCCTTCGATTGTGTTGTCACCGATGTCAACATGCCGAACAAGGACGGTATCCAGCTGATCAGGGATTTGCGCGCCCTGCCGAACTACAAATATACGCCGTTGCTGATGCTGACCACCGAGGCCGGTATGGATAAGAAGCAACTGGGTAAGGAGGCAGGGGCGACGGGCTGGATCGTCAAGCCGTTCAATCCGGAGCAGTTGTTGAAAACGATCCAAAAGGTTTTGGGTTAA